The following are encoded together in the Paraburkholderia sp. BL10I2N1 genome:
- a CDS encoding sarcosine oxidase subunit delta: MLLIECPWCGPRAESEFSCGGEADIARPLDTDKLTDKEWGNYLFMRKNPRGVHREQWMHTQGCRRWFMATRDTVSYQFLGYETFGGTPGSAGSATNSDAQEGRNK, translated from the coding sequence ATGTTGCTGATTGAATGCCCGTGGTGCGGGCCGCGCGCCGAATCCGAATTTTCCTGCGGCGGCGAGGCCGATATCGCCCGCCCGCTCGATACCGACAAGCTCACCGACAAGGAGTGGGGCAACTACCTGTTCATGCGCAAGAACCCGCGTGGCGTGCATCGCGAGCAATGGATGCATACGCAGGGCTGCCGCCGCTGGTTCATGGCGACGCGCGATACGGTGTCGTATCAGTTCCTTGGTTATGAAACGTTCGGCGGGACTCCGGGGTCTGCCGGGTCTGCAACGAATAGCGACGCCCAGGAGGGCAGGAACAAATGA
- a CDS encoding dihydroneopterin aldolase — protein MKPVESIASFAPPPRAGRGWRVFIDELVVTARIGIHAHEHEAPQPLVIDASLAYSGEPSEDSAHAMIDYERYCERVTAFLSRKPHTRLLETLVVKLAVLSFSEWPALHALTIALHKPKIREGTRRIGVELDWTRADYEAWRVQARLRAETASV, from the coding sequence GTGAAACCCGTCGAGTCCATTGCGTCTTTTGCACCGCCGCCGCGCGCTGGGCGCGGCTGGCGCGTGTTCATCGACGAACTCGTCGTCACCGCGCGCATCGGCATTCATGCACACGAGCATGAAGCGCCGCAGCCCCTGGTGATCGACGCGAGCCTTGCCTATAGCGGCGAGCCGTCGGAGGATAGCGCGCACGCGATGATCGACTATGAGCGGTATTGCGAACGTGTCACGGCGTTTCTTTCGCGCAAGCCGCATACCCGTCTGCTCGAAACACTCGTGGTAAAACTCGCTGTGCTTTCGTTCAGCGAATGGCCGGCGCTCCATGCGCTGACAATCGCGCTGCACAAGCCGAAGATTCGCGAAGGCACGCGACGTATTGGCGTGGAACTCGACTGGACGCGCGCCGACTACGAAGCGTGGCGCGTGCAGGCGCGTTTGCGGGCCGAAACCGCGTCGGTTTGA
- a CDS encoding AraC family transcriptional regulator, whose protein sequence is MEMIRSSAPFVSPAQKRMVELLGTLAPAEGYTQSCLDGVRFMRSNRPIPRTPVLYEPSIVIVCQGRKRGYLGDEVFVYDAQQFLVLSVPLPFESETDASEEEPLLAISIRVDLTTIAKLLMALNDTRGATRTEPKGIYSTALDQPLSDAILRLLEALVSPLDARILGPSIVREIFYRVLKSEQGDALRAALTHQHHFGRIAKALRLIHADYRGDLDVETLAREAGMSLAVFHAQFKLVTSTSPMQYVKATRLHHARLMMVQDGLSAGAAAARVGYESASQFSREFKRLFGSSPVEEVRRVRTTFDVPAPRLPTSTARDVTAV, encoded by the coding sequence ATGGAAATGATCCGGTCGTCAGCCCCGTTCGTCAGTCCCGCGCAGAAGCGGATGGTTGAACTGCTCGGCACGCTCGCTCCGGCAGAGGGCTATACGCAGTCGTGTCTGGACGGCGTGCGCTTCATGCGCTCGAACCGGCCGATCCCGCGCACGCCGGTGTTGTACGAACCGAGCATCGTGATTGTCTGTCAGGGTCGCAAGCGCGGCTATCTCGGCGATGAAGTCTTCGTCTACGACGCCCAGCAATTTCTGGTCCTGTCGGTGCCACTGCCGTTCGAGAGCGAGACCGACGCCAGCGAAGAGGAGCCGTTGCTGGCGATTTCGATTCGCGTCGATCTGACGACCATCGCGAAATTGCTGATGGCGTTGAACGACACGCGAGGGGCGACGCGCACCGAGCCCAAGGGGATTTATTCGACCGCGCTCGACCAGCCGTTGAGCGACGCGATACTTCGTTTGCTGGAGGCGCTGGTATCGCCGCTCGACGCGCGCATTCTCGGACCATCGATCGTGCGGGAGATTTTCTACCGCGTGCTGAAAAGCGAGCAGGGCGACGCGCTGCGCGCAGCGCTCACGCACCAGCATCATTTCGGCCGAATCGCGAAGGCCCTGCGGCTCATCCATGCGGACTATCGCGGCGATCTCGACGTCGAGACACTTGCGCGCGAGGCCGGCATGAGTCTCGCCGTGTTTCATGCCCAGTTCAAGCTGGTTACATCGACTTCGCCGATGCAGTACGTGAAGGCGACGCGGCTGCATCACGCCCGGCTCATGATGGTGCAGGATGGGCTGAGCGCGGGCGCGGCGGCTGCGCGCGTCGGGTACGAGAGCGCGTCCCAGTTCAGCCGCGAGTTCAAGCGGCTATTCGGCAGCAGCCCCGTTGAAGAAGTGCGTCGGGTGCGGACGACCTTCGATGTGCCCGCGCCGCGACTGCCGACGTCGACCGCGCGTGACGTGACGGCCGTTTGA
- a CDS encoding patatin-like phospholipase family protein — protein sequence MQGGGSHGAFTWGVLDRLLEESWMQIEGISGTSAGAMNAAVLVTGYLRNGPPGARAALEAFWRRVSDDARFSPFRRSPIDVLLGRWTLDHSPLFLALDLAARVFSPYDMHPAGVNPLYRILADTVDFAQLRNAPIKLFITATRVRTGQGRVFRNAELTPDVLLASACLPTLFKAVEIDGESYWDGGYAGNPTITPLIRECKSNDTLLVQVNPVERAETPRSARDIISRLNEVAFNAPLLKELRMISLLRQAADAGSDEGRHWATMRIHRISSPAMTALGYSSKLNAEWAFLTMLRDEGRRAADEFLRQHGDALGVRSTLDLNQMFDGV from the coding sequence CTGCAGGGCGGGGGCTCGCATGGCGCCTTCACCTGGGGCGTGCTCGACCGGCTGCTCGAGGAGTCCTGGATGCAGATCGAGGGCATCTCGGGCACCTCGGCGGGAGCGATGAACGCCGCCGTGCTGGTGACCGGCTATCTGCGCAACGGCCCTCCCGGTGCCCGCGCGGCGCTGGAGGCATTCTGGCGGCGCGTCTCCGACGACGCACGCTTCAGCCCGTTTCGCCGCAGTCCCATCGACGTGCTGCTCGGCCGCTGGACGCTCGATCATTCGCCGCTGTTCCTCGCGCTCGATCTGGCGGCGCGCGTGTTCTCGCCTTATGACATGCATCCGGCCGGCGTGAACCCGCTCTATCGCATCCTCGCCGACACGGTTGATTTCGCGCAGTTGCGCAATGCGCCGATCAAACTGTTCATCACCGCCACGCGTGTGCGCACCGGCCAGGGGCGGGTGTTTCGCAATGCCGAACTCACGCCGGATGTGCTGCTCGCGTCGGCGTGTCTGCCGACACTTTTCAAGGCTGTCGAAATCGACGGCGAGTCCTACTGGGACGGTGGTTACGCCGGTAATCCGACGATCACGCCGCTGATCCGCGAATGCAAGTCGAACGACACGCTGCTCGTTCAGGTCAATCCGGTCGAGCGGGCCGAGACACCACGCAGCGCGCGCGACATCATCAGCCGGCTCAACGAGGTGGCGTTCAATGCGCCGCTGCTCAAGGAATTGCGGATGATCTCGCTGCTACGTCAGGCGGCCGATGCCGGCAGCGACGAAGGGCGCCACTGGGCCACGATGCGCATTCATCGCATCTCGAGTCCTGCGATGACGGCGCTGGGCTATTCATCGAAACTCAATGCGGAGTGGGCTTTCCTGACGATGCTGCGCGACGAGGGCCGTCGTGCCGCGGATGAATTTCTTCGGCAGCACGGTGACGCCCTCGGTGTGCGTTCGACGCTCGACCTCAACCAGATGTTCGACGGAGTCTGA
- a CDS encoding antibiotic biosynthesis monooxygenase, which translates to MVKTALFVRLEAKPGKEKDVENFLLGGLPLVNEEPATLAWFGLRLGPSTFGIFDAFPDEAGRDAHLSGKVAAALMAQAADLFASPPSIGKLDVLAAKLPG; encoded by the coding sequence ATGGTCAAAACAGCCTTGTTCGTCCGGCTCGAAGCGAAGCCGGGCAAGGAGAAGGACGTCGAGAATTTCCTGCTGGGCGGATTGCCGCTTGTCAATGAAGAGCCCGCGACGCTCGCATGGTTCGGCCTGCGCCTCGGACCGTCAACGTTCGGTATCTTCGACGCCTTTCCGGATGAGGCCGGCCGCGACGCCCATCTGTCGGGCAAGGTGGCCGCAGCGCTGATGGCCCAGGCGGCCGATCTTTTCGCTTCGCCCCCGTCGATCGGGAAACTCGACGTGCTGGCGGCAAAGCTGCCCGGCTAG
- a CDS encoding sarcosine oxidase subunit alpha family protein: MSQKDRLGAGGRINRAIPLTFTFNGRTYQGFQGDTLASALLANGVRFVARSFKYHRPRGIVTAGVEEPNAVVQLERGAYTVPNARATEVELYQGLVATSVNAEPSLEHDRMAINQKFSRFLPAGFYYKTFMWPRKWWPKYEDKIREAAGLGKAPEVRDADRYDKCFAHCDVLVVGGGPTGLAAAHAAAASGARVILVDDQRELGGSLLSCKAEIDGRPAMQWVEKIEAELARMPDVKILCRSTAFGYQDHNLVTVTQRLTEHLPVSMRKGTRELLWKIRAKRVILATGAHERPIVFGNNDLPGVMMASAVSTYVHRYGVLPGRDAVVFTNNDDAYQCALDLKACGAKVTVVDSRAQSNGALPAASRRHGIKILNNAVVTKADGKWRVSSVEVASYANGKVGGKQADLACDLLAMSGGWSPVLHLFAQSGGKAHWNNEKACFVPGKAVQPECSVGAAAGEFSLARGLRLAVDAGIEAAKAVGFNVTRPQVPNANEIAETPMQPLWLVGSREAASRGPKQFVDFQNDVSAADILLAAREGFESVEHVKRYTAMGFGTDQGKLGNINGMAILADALGKTIPETGTTTFRPNYTPVTFGTFAGRELGDLLDPIRKTCIHEWHVENGAAFEDVGNWKRPWYYPKKGEDMHAAVARECLAVRNSVGILDASTLGKIDIQGPDAAQLLNWVYTNPWSKLEVGKCRYGLMLDENGMVFDDGVTVRLAEQHYMMTTTTGGAARVLTWLERWLQTEWPNMKVRLASVTDHWATFAVVGPKSRKVLQKVCSDIDFANAAFPFMTYREGTVAGVAVRVMRISFSGELAYEVNVPANLGRAVWEALMAAGAESDITPYGTETMHVLRAEKGYIIVGQDTDGSITPHDLGMGGLVAKSKDFLGRRSLSRPDTAKEGRKQFVGLLSEDSTFVIPEGSQIVAGPFSGDTAPMLGHVTSSYYSPILKRSIALAVVKGGLGKMGENVTIPLANGKQIAAKISSPVFYDTEGVRQHVE; this comes from the coding sequence ATGAGCCAGAAAGACCGCCTCGGCGCCGGTGGGCGCATCAACCGCGCGATTCCGCTGACTTTCACGTTCAACGGGCGCACGTATCAGGGTTTTCAGGGCGACACGCTGGCGTCCGCGCTGCTCGCGAACGGCGTGCGGTTTGTCGCGCGCAGTTTCAAATATCACCGTCCGCGCGGCATCGTCACAGCGGGTGTCGAAGAACCGAATGCCGTGGTGCAGCTGGAGCGCGGCGCGTACACCGTGCCGAACGCACGCGCCACGGAAGTCGAGCTGTATCAGGGGCTGGTGGCCACGAGCGTGAACGCCGAGCCGAGTCTCGAACACGATCGCATGGCGATCAACCAGAAGTTCTCGCGCTTTCTGCCGGCGGGGTTCTACTACAAGACGTTCATGTGGCCGCGTAAATGGTGGCCGAAATACGAGGACAAGATTCGCGAAGCCGCCGGCCTTGGCAAGGCGCCCGAGGTACGGGACGCCGATCGCTATGACAAGTGCTTCGCGCATTGCGACGTGCTGGTGGTGGGCGGCGGCCCGACCGGTCTCGCGGCGGCGCACGCGGCGGCCGCATCCGGTGCGCGCGTGATTCTGGTCGATGACCAGCGCGAACTGGGCGGCAGTCTGCTGTCGTGCAAGGCGGAGATCGATGGCCGGCCAGCCATGCAATGGGTCGAGAAGATCGAAGCGGAACTCGCCCGCATGCCCGACGTGAAGATTCTCTGCCGCAGCACGGCCTTCGGCTATCAGGATCACAATCTCGTCACCGTCACGCAGCGCCTCACTGAACATCTGCCTGTGTCGATGCGTAAGGGCACGCGTGAACTGCTCTGGAAGATCCGTGCGAAGCGCGTGATTCTCGCGACCGGCGCGCATGAGCGCCCGATCGTGTTCGGCAACAACGATCTGCCGGGCGTGATGATGGCGTCGGCGGTATCGACATACGTGCATCGCTACGGCGTGCTGCCGGGGCGTGATGCCGTCGTGTTCACCAACAACGACGATGCCTATCAGTGCGCACTCGATCTGAAGGCATGCGGCGCAAAGGTCACGGTGGTCGACTCGCGTGCGCAGAGCAATGGTGCGCTGCCTGCCGCGTCGCGGCGTCATGGCATCAAGATCCTGAACAACGCCGTCGTGACGAAGGCGGACGGCAAGTGGCGCGTGTCTTCGGTCGAGGTGGCGTCGTATGCGAACGGCAAGGTCGGCGGCAAACAGGCCGATCTTGCCTGCGATCTGCTCGCGATGTCAGGCGGCTGGAGCCCCGTGTTGCACCTGTTCGCGCAGTCGGGCGGCAAGGCGCACTGGAACAACGAGAAGGCTTGCTTCGTGCCGGGCAAGGCGGTGCAGCCGGAGTGCAGCGTCGGCGCTGCGGCAGGCGAATTCAGCCTCGCGCGTGGCTTGCGCCTTGCTGTCGATGCAGGCATCGAAGCGGCGAAGGCAGTCGGCTTCAACGTGACCCGCCCGCAGGTGCCGAACGCCAACGAGATCGCTGAAACGCCGATGCAGCCGCTGTGGCTTGTCGGAAGCCGGGAGGCCGCGTCGCGCGGTCCGAAGCAGTTCGTCGATTTCCAGAACGACGTGTCCGCCGCGGACATTCTGCTTGCCGCACGTGAAGGCTTCGAATCCGTCGAGCACGTCAAGCGTTACACGGCGATGGGTTTCGGCACCGATCAGGGCAAGCTCGGCAACATCAACGGCATGGCGATCCTCGCCGACGCACTGGGCAAGACGATTCCCGAAACGGGCACGACCACGTTCCGTCCGAACTACACGCCGGTCACCTTCGGTACCTTCGCCGGGCGCGAACTGGGCGATCTGCTCGATCCGATCCGCAAGACCTGTATCCACGAATGGCACGTCGAAAACGGCGCGGCGTTCGAGGACGTGGGCAACTGGAAGCGTCCGTGGTACTACCCGAAGAAGGGCGAAGACATGCATGCAGCCGTCGCGCGTGAGTGCCTCGCGGTGCGCAACAGCGTCGGCATTCTCGATGCATCGACGCTGGGCAAGATCGACATTCAGGGGCCGGACGCGGCGCAACTGCTGAACTGGGTCTACACGAACCCGTGGAGCAAGCTCGAAGTAGGCAAGTGCCGCTATGGTCTGATGCTCGACGAAAACGGCATGGTATTCGACGATGGCGTGACAGTGCGCCTCGCTGAGCAGCACTACATGATGACCACGACGACAGGCGGCGCTGCGCGCGTGCTCACGTGGCTCGAACGCTGGCTGCAGACCGAGTGGCCCAACATGAAAGTGCGTCTTGCGTCGGTGACCGACCACTGGGCGACATTCGCCGTGGTGGGGCCGAAGAGCCGCAAGGTGTTGCAGAAGGTGTGCAGCGACATCGATTTTGCCAACGCAGCTTTCCCGTTCATGACCTACCGTGAAGGGACTGTCGCGGGCGTGGCGGTGCGTGTGATGCGCATCAGCTTCTCCGGTGAGCTCGCGTATGAAGTGAACGTGCCGGCGAATCTCGGTCGCGCTGTCTGGGAAGCATTGATGGCGGCAGGCGCCGAATCCGACATCACGCCGTACGGCACGGAAACGATGCACGTGTTGCGCGCGGAGAAGGGCTACATCATCGTTGGCCAGGACACGGACGGTTCAATCACGCCGCACGATCTCGGCATGGGCGGACTGGTCGCGAAGTCGAAGGACTTCCTTGGCAGGCGCTCGCTGTCGCGCCCGGATACCGCGAAGGAAGGCCGCAAGCAGTTCGTCGGCCTGCTGTCGGAGGATTCGACGTTTGTGATTCCGGAAGGCAGCCAGATCGTTGCAGGACCTTTCTCCGGCGATACCGCGCCGATGCTCGGCCACGTGACGTCGAGCTATTACAGCCCGATCCTCAAGCGCTCGATTGCACTGGCTGTCGTCAAGGGCGGCCTCGGCAAGATGGGTGAAAACGTGACGATCCCGCTTGCGAACGGCAAGCAGATCGCGGCGAAGATTTCGAGCCCGGTTTTCTACGATACCGAAGGAGTGCGTCAACATGTGGAATGA
- a CDS encoding sarcosine oxidase subunit beta family protein translates to MSRYSIFSLFRNGLSYHENWERQWRSPEPKREYDVVIVGGGGHGLATAYYLAKEHGVRNIAILEKGWIGGGNTARNTTIVRSNYLWDESAALYEKAMKLWEGLSQDLNYNVMFSQRGVMNLAHTLQDVRDTERRVNANRLNGVDAEFLTPGQIKEIEPTINLNSRYPVLGASIQRRGGVARHDAVAWGFARGADQHGVDIIQNCQVTGIRRDGGRVTGVDTVKGFIKAKKVAVVAAGNTSTLADMAGIRLPLESHPLQALVSEPIKPVVNTVVMSNAVHAYISQSDKGDLVIGAGVDQYTGFGQRGSFNIIEGTIEAIVEMFPVFSRVRMNRQWGGIVDVSPDACPIISKTDVKGLYFNCGWGTGGFKATPGSGWVFAHTIANDSPHPLNAPFSLDRFYTGHLIDEHGAAAVAH, encoded by the coding sequence ATGAGCCGCTATTCGATATTCAGTTTGTTCCGCAACGGGTTGTCGTATCACGAGAACTGGGAGCGTCAATGGAGAAGCCCGGAACCGAAGCGTGAATACGACGTGGTGATCGTCGGCGGGGGCGGGCACGGTCTTGCGACGGCGTATTACCTCGCGAAAGAGCACGGCGTGCGCAATATCGCCATCCTCGAAAAAGGCTGGATCGGCGGCGGCAACACGGCGCGCAATACGACGATCGTGCGTTCCAACTATCTGTGGGACGAATCGGCCGCGCTGTATGAAAAGGCGATGAAACTGTGGGAGGGTCTGTCGCAGGACCTCAACTACAACGTGATGTTCAGCCAGCGCGGCGTGATGAATCTTGCGCATACGTTGCAGGACGTGCGCGACACGGAGCGCCGCGTAAACGCGAACCGGCTCAATGGCGTCGATGCCGAATTCCTCACGCCCGGGCAGATCAAGGAAATCGAGCCGACGATCAATCTCAACAGCCGCTATCCGGTGCTGGGGGCGTCGATCCAGCGTCGCGGAGGGGTAGCGCGGCACGACGCGGTGGCCTGGGGCTTTGCGCGTGGCGCGGACCAGCATGGCGTCGACATCATCCAGAACTGTCAGGTCACCGGCATTCGTCGCGACGGCGGCCGCGTCACAGGCGTCGATACGGTGAAGGGCTTCATCAAGGCCAAGAAGGTCGCTGTCGTCGCGGCGGGCAATACGTCGACGCTCGCCGATATGGCCGGCATCCGCCTGCCGCTGGAAAGCCATCCTTTGCAGGCACTCGTCTCCGAGCCGATCAAGCCGGTGGTCAACACCGTGGTGATGTCGAACGCGGTGCATGCGTACATCAGCCAGTCCGACAAGGGCGATCTCGTGATCGGCGCGGGCGTCGACCAATACACGGGCTTTGGCCAGCGCGGCAGCTTCAACATCATCGAAGGCACAATCGAGGCGATCGTCGAAATGTTCCCGGTGTTCTCGCGCGTGCGAATGAACCGCCAATGGGGCGGCATCGTCGACGTGTCGCCGGACGCATGTCCGATCATTAGCAAGACCGACGTCAAGGGCCTGTATTTCAACTGCGGCTGGGGCACGGGCGGCTTCAAGGCGACGCCGGGATCGGGCTGGGTGTTCGCACACACGATCGCCAACGATTCACCGCATCCGCTGAATGCGCCGTTCTCGCTGGACCGCTTCTACACCGGCCATCTGATTGACGAACACGGCGCAGCCGCTGTCGCCCACTAA
- a CDS encoding NAD(P)-dependent alcohol dehydrogenase, producing MNTTYAYAARDAESRLAPFELQRRKLRDHDVQMDVLFCGVCHSDLHTARNEWKNTVYPVVPGHEIVGRVTAVGPQVSHYKVGDLVGVGCLVDSCRTCPSCMEGLEQYCEVGFVGTYNGQDRVTGENTYGGYSTELVVDEAFVLRVPQNLDPAGVAPLLCAGITTYSPLRQWGACPGKKVGIVGLGGLGHMGVKLAHAMGAHVVLFTTSTSKVEDAKRLGADEVVISKNPQEMEAHANSFDFILNTVAAPHDLNPFISLLKRDGTMTLVGAPEHDHPSPQVFNLIFKRRRLAGSLIGGIAETQEMLDFCGEHGITSDIEMISMQKINDAYERMLKSDVKYRFVIDINSLRQ from the coding sequence GTGAACACGACTTACGCCTATGCCGCTCGCGACGCTGAGTCGAGGCTTGCTCCGTTTGAACTTCAACGCCGCAAGCTGCGCGATCACGATGTGCAAATGGATGTGTTGTTCTGTGGTGTATGTCATTCCGACCTGCACACGGCGCGCAATGAATGGAAGAACACGGTCTACCCGGTCGTGCCGGGTCATGAAATCGTCGGTCGCGTGACGGCTGTCGGCCCGCAGGTCTCGCATTACAAGGTTGGCGATCTCGTTGGCGTTGGTTGCCTCGTCGATTCGTGCCGCACGTGTCCGAGTTGCATGGAAGGTCTCGAACAATATTGCGAAGTGGGTTTTGTCGGTACGTATAACGGCCAGGATCGGGTAACCGGCGAGAACACGTACGGCGGCTATTCGACTGAGCTCGTCGTGGATGAAGCCTTTGTGCTGCGTGTGCCGCAAAACCTCGACCCGGCCGGCGTCGCACCGCTGCTGTGCGCCGGCATTACGACCTACTCGCCGTTGCGCCAATGGGGCGCCTGCCCCGGCAAGAAGGTCGGCATCGTCGGGCTCGGCGGTCTGGGCCATATGGGTGTCAAGCTCGCTCATGCAATGGGCGCCCACGTCGTGCTATTTACGACATCGACGTCGAAAGTCGAAGACGCAAAGCGGCTCGGCGCGGATGAAGTAGTGATCTCGAAGAACCCGCAGGAAATGGAAGCGCACGCGAACAGCTTCGATTTCATTCTTAACACGGTGGCCGCGCCGCATGACCTGAATCCGTTCATCAGCCTGCTCAAGCGCGATGGCACGATGACGCTGGTGGGCGCACCGGAGCACGATCATCCGTCGCCGCAGGTGTTCAACCTGATCTTCAAGCGCAGGCGTCTTGCCGGCTCGCTGATCGGCGGCATCGCGGAAACGCAGGAGATGCTCGACTTCTGCGGCGAGCACGGCATTACCTCGGACATCGAGATGATCTCGATGCAGAAGATCAACGACGCTTACGAGCGGATGCTGAAAAGCGATGTGAAATACCGCTTCGTGATCGATATCAACTCGCTGCGTCAGTAA
- a CDS encoding LysR family transcriptional regulator gives MIDRIQAMRTFIRIVDTNSFTRAAESLAIPRATCTTIVQNLEALLGTQLLVRTTRRLSVTAEGAEYYERCAQILADIDDMESSLRHATDNLSGRLRVEMPGAVGTALVLPALDDFHTRYPNIDLAIGVSNRAVDLVGEAVDCSIQLGELPDSGLAARRLGTIEHVTCASPGYLARYGMPTSLDELENHIAVNCMSSRNGRSVDFDFEVGGSALNVKVNGYIKMTDEQAYLTCGLQGLGLIQPARIAAQPYLDSGQLREVLPQWKPVPMPVSVAYVKNRQMSPRVRAFVDWLAQLFEQAEGVSQDMSRVRQLLRGLHPDEVS, from the coding sequence GTGATCGATCGTATCCAGGCGATGCGCACTTTCATTCGCATTGTCGATACCAACAGCTTTACGCGCGCCGCTGAATCGCTCGCCATACCGCGCGCCACCTGCACCACGATTGTCCAGAATCTCGAAGCGCTGCTCGGCACGCAACTGCTCGTGCGCACCACGCGACGTCTCAGCGTGACGGCGGAAGGCGCGGAGTACTACGAGCGCTGCGCGCAGATCCTCGCGGATATCGACGACATGGAATCGAGCCTGCGTCATGCCACCGACAATCTCAGCGGGCGTCTGCGTGTCGAAATGCCGGGTGCGGTCGGGACCGCGCTCGTGCTGCCCGCGCTCGACGATTTTCATACGCGCTATCCGAACATCGATCTCGCGATCGGTGTGAGCAACCGCGCGGTGGATCTGGTCGGCGAAGCGGTCGACTGCAGTATCCAGCTCGGCGAGCTTCCCGATTCCGGCCTCGCGGCGCGGCGGCTCGGCACGATCGAACACGTGACGTGTGCGAGCCCCGGGTATCTCGCGCGTTACGGGATGCCGACGAGCCTCGATGAACTGGAGAATCACATCGCGGTGAACTGCATGTCGTCGCGCAACGGGCGGTCGGTCGATTTCGATTTCGAGGTCGGCGGGTCCGCGCTGAACGTGAAGGTCAACGGCTACATCAAGATGACCGACGAACAGGCGTACCTGACCTGCGGCCTGCAAGGGCTTGGCCTGATCCAACCGGCGCGCATTGCCGCGCAACCGTACCTCGACTCGGGACAACTGCGCGAAGTGCTGCCCCAATGGAAGCCGGTGCCGATGCCGGTATCCGTGGCCTACGTGAAGAACCGTCAGATGTCGCCGCGCGTGCGTGCGTTTGTCGACTGGCTTGCCCAGCTATTCGAGCAGGCGGAAGGGGTGAGTCAGGATATGTCGCGGGTACGTCAGTTGTTGCGTGGCTTGCACCCGGACGAGGTGAGCTGA
- a CDS encoding sarcosine oxidase subunit gamma yields the protein MWNEARSKAPDAASTIAQRAAGSVWQESPLVGVEDLLKANHAAASKKFRLGERPFLELVNLRGDPADAAFASAVANVTGCRPPAKPNTVVRGNGYDVLWLGPDEFLVRSQQQQGATLEVKLREALAGQFASAVDVGSGYTVLEVSGENVRDVIARGCPLDLHPRVLAPGQCAQSHYFKASIVLVPVSDDTYELVIRRSFADYFCRIMLDAAAPLMS from the coding sequence ATGTGGAATGAAGCAAGAAGCAAGGCGCCGGACGCGGCTTCGACGATCGCGCAGCGCGCGGCCGGGTCGGTGTGGCAGGAGTCCCCGCTCGTCGGCGTGGAGGATCTGCTCAAGGCGAATCACGCAGCCGCATCGAAGAAATTCCGTTTGGGCGAGCGGCCGTTTCTCGAACTCGTGAACCTGCGCGGCGATCCTGCCGATGCGGCGTTCGCGAGCGCGGTGGCAAACGTGACGGGTTGCCGTCCGCCTGCAAAACCGAATACGGTTGTCCGTGGCAACGGCTATGACGTGCTGTGGCTTGGTCCCGACGAGTTCCTCGTGCGTTCGCAACAGCAGCAGGGAGCGACGCTCGAAGTGAAACTTCGCGAGGCGCTGGCAGGACAGTTCGCGTCGGCGGTGGATGTCGGCAGCGGCTATACGGTGCTCGAAGTGAGCGGAGAGAACGTGCGTGATGTGATCGCGCGAGGCTGTCCGCTCGATCTGCATCCGCGCGTCCTCGCGCCGGGGCAATGCGCGCAGAGTCATTACTTCAAGGCGTCGATCGTGCTGGTGCCGGTGTCGGACGATACATACGAGCTTGTGATACGCCGCAGCTTCGCCGACTATTTCTGCCGGATCATGCTCGACGCGGCTGCGCCGCTGATGTCGTGA